A region from the Aegilops tauschii subsp. strangulata cultivar AL8/78 chromosome 5, Aet v6.0, whole genome shotgun sequence genome encodes:
- the LOC109742384 gene encoding calcium-transporting ATPase 5, plasma membrane-type isoform X2 has product MASPPPKVAVPVGEEGREAEGEDICAFDIPGKNAPRDRLRRWRQIALVLNASRRFRYTLDLARDEERENLRRIIRAHAQVIRAVLLFKKAGQKALQESYNGTKFESLSQRFPIDLEKLVMLNRDHDAITLQEVGGVSGLSDLLKSNLDRGVSSNEDELLQRRDIFGANTYPRKKRKSIWRFVFEACQDLTLVILMVAAATSLSLGIVTAGVKDGWYDGGSIFFAVFLVIFVTATSDYRQSLQFQHLNEEKQNIQVEVIRGGKRVGASIFDLVVGDVVPLKIGDQVPADGVLISGHSFAIDESSMTGESKIVHKDQKAPMLMSGCKVADGYGSMLVTGVGTNTEWGMLMANLSEDIGEETPLQVRLNGVATLIGIVGLSVAGVVLVVLWIRYFTGHSNNPDGTTAFVAGTTGAKQGFMGAISIFTIAVTIVVVAVPEGLPLAVTLTLAYSMRKMMRDKALVRRLSSCETMGSATTICSDKTGTLTLNKMTVVEAYLSGTKLNPCDNTGMMSSSVASLLVEGIAQNTAGAVFSPENGGAAEVAGAPTEKAILSWGLKIGMNFNDVRSKSSVLRVLPFNSVKKCGGVAVQSDTYVHIHWKGAAELVLASCKSWFSIDGSVHPMSSDKYNELKRSIDDMAMSSLRCIAFAYCTCELTMVPREDLDKWQLPDDNLTLLGMVGIKDPCRPGVRDAVQLCSAAGVKVRMVTGDNVETAKAIAFECGILNAKDVASETTIIEGKVFREMSETAREEVADKITVMGRSSPNDKLLLVQALKRKGHVVAVTGDGTNDAPALHEADIGLSMGISGTEVAKESSDIIILDDDFTSVVKVVRWGRSVYANIQKFIQFQLTVNVAALVINVVAAVSSGAVPLNAVELLWVNLIMDTLGALALATEPPTDNLMKRHPVGRREPLVTNIMWRNLFIQALYQIAVLLVFNFDGKRIFQLHNESREHADKIKNTFVFNAFVFCQIFNEFNARKPEEKNVFGGVTSNRLFMGIVGITTVLQILIIEFLGKFFGTVRLGWKLWLLSVAIGAVSWPLAYVGKSIPVPARPFQDYLKHCCAWRRPRRRDEEQGGKS; this is encoded by the exons ATGgcgtcgccgccgccgaaggTCGCCGTGCCGGTGGGGGAGgagggccgggaggcggagggaGAGGATATCTGCGCGTTCGATATACCCGGCAAGAACGCCCCGCGCGATCGCCTGCGGCGGTGGAGG CAAATTGCTCTTGTGCTCAACGCTTCACGCCGTTTTAGATATACTCTAGATCTCGCGAGGGATGAAGAGAGAGAAAACTTGAGAAGAATTATACGAGCTCATGCACAAGTTATACGG GCAGTACTCCTTTTCAAAAAGGCTGGTCAAAAGGCGCTACAAG AATCTTACAATGGTACAAAATTTGAGTCACTCTCTCAGAGATTTCCAATTGATCTGGAAAAGCTTGTAATGTTGAACAGAGACCATGATGCAATTACGCTTCAGGAGGTTGGAGGG GTCAGTGGGCTTTCAGATTTACTAAAGAGTAATTTAGACAGAGGAGTTAGCTCAAATGAGGACGAGCTGTTGCAGAGAAGAGACATTTTCGGGGCAAACACCTATCCGCGCAAGAAAAGAAAAAGCATATGG CGCTTTGTATTTGAAGCTTGTCAGGATTTAACTCTTGTGATTCTGATGGTAGCTGCtgctacatcattatcattgggCATTGTAACAGCG GGTGTAAAAGATGGATGGTATGATGGTGGAAGCATATTCTTTGCTGTTTTTCTTGTGATATTTGTTACAG CAACCAGTGATTATAGACAATCTCTTCAGTTTCAACATCTGAACGAGGAGAAACAAAACATACAAGTTGAG GTTATCAGAGGTGGTAAGAGAGTAGGAGCTTCAATATTTGACCTTGTGGTTGGCGATGTTGTTCCCCTCAAAATTGGTGACCAA GTCCCTGCAGATGGTGTCCTAATATCTGGTCATTCTTTTGCAATAGACGAATCAAGTATGACAGGAGAGTCCAAAATT GTTCATAAGGACCAAAAGGCACCTATGTTGATGTCCGGTTGCAAGGTCGCAGATGGCTATGGCTCTATGTTG GTAACAGGTGTGGGTACTAATACTGAATGGGGTATGTTGATGGCCAATCTTTCAGAAGATATTGGTGAAGAAACCCCATTGCAG GTGCGCTTGAATGGTGTCGCTACTTTAATTGGTATCGTGGGTTTATCGGTTGCTGGTGTTGTCCTTGTCGTACTTTGGATAAG ATATTTTACCGGGCATAGCAATAATCCAGATGGAACTACGGCATTTGTGGCTGGGACTACTGGCGCAAAACAGGGATTTATGGGGGCAATCAGTATTTTTACAATCGCC GTAACTATTGTGGTTGTTGCTGTGCCTGAAGGACTCCCTTTAGCAGTAACATTGAC CCTTGCATATTCAATGCGAAAGATGATGCGAGACAAGGCTCTG GTGAGACGACTTTCATCTTGTGAAACAATGGGGTCGGCAACCACGATTTGCAGTGACAAGACTGGAACTCTTACCTTGAATAAG ATGACAGTTGTGGAAGCATATTTGAGTGGGACGAAGTTGAATCCTTGTGATAATACTGGGATGATGTCTAGCAGTGTGGCATCTCTACTTGTTGAAGGAATTGCACAAAACACAGCAGGTGCTGTGTTTTCACCAGAG AATGGAGGAGCTGCTGAAGTTGCTGGCGCACCAACTGAAAAAGCAATTCTTTCTTGGGGTCTTAAG ATTGGGATGAATTTCAACGATGTGAGGTCAAAATCTTCAGTTCTTCGTGTTCTCCCATTTAACTCAGTGAAGAAATGTGGTGGCGTTGCAGTGCAG TCAGATACTTATGTACACATCCACTGGAAAGGTGCTGCTGAGCTAGTATTAGCATCTTGCAAAAGCTGGTTTTCTATTGATGGTTCAGTTCATCCAATGAGTTCTGACAAG TATAACGAATTGAAGAGATCCATTGACGATATGGCAATGAGTTCACTGCGCTGTATTGCTTTTGCATATTGCACCTGCGAGCTCACAATGGTTCCTAGGGAGGATCTCGATAAGTGGCAGTTGCCTGATGATAATCTGACTCTTCTTGGAATGGTCGGGATAAAG GATCCTTGTCGCCCAGGAGTAAGGGATGCTGTACAATTATGCAGTGCTGCTGGTGTGAAG GTACGGATGGTCACAGGAGATAATGTTGAAACAGCCAAGGCCATTGCTTTCGAATGTGGAATACTAAATGCAAAAGATGTTGCTTCAGAGACAACAATAATAGAGGGGAAGGTGTTCCGTGAAATGTCTGAAACTGCACGAGAAGAAGTTGCTGACAAGATTACA GTAATGGGACGGTCTTCTCCAAACGACAAACTTTTGCTTGTACAAGCTTTGAAAAGAAAAGGCCATGTAGTAGCTGTAACCGGTGATGGCACCAACGACGCCCCAGCATTACATGAG GCTGATATCGGTCTTTCAATGGGCATCTCGGGAACAGAAGTTGCTAAAGAAAGCTCGGACATCATAATCTTGGATGATGACTTCACATCCGTTGTCAAG GTTGTTCGTTGGGGACGGTCTGTCTATGCAAATATTCAGAAATTCATCCAGTTCCAGCTGACTGTTAATGTCGCTGCCCTGGTAATAAATGTGGTGGCCGCTGTGTCCTCTGGTGCTGTTCCTCTGAATGCAGTTGAG CTTCTTTGGGTGAACCTTATCATGGACACACTGGGAGCCCTTGCATTAGCAACTGAACCACCAACAGACAACCTAATGAAGAGACATCCTGTTGGCAGAAG GGAACCTCTTGTTACAAATATCATGTGGAGAAACCTGTTTATCCAG GCTCTTTACCAGATAGCAGTTCTTCTCGTCTTCAATTTTGATGGCAAAAGGATTTTCCAGTTGCATAATGAAAGTCGAGAGCATGCTGACAAAATTAAGAACACCTTTGTCTTCAATGCATTTGTCTTTTGCCAA ATATTCAATGAGTTCAATGCTCGCAAGCCTGAGGAGAAGAATGTCTTCGGAGGAGTCACGAGCAACCGCCTTTTCATGGGTATAGTGGGTATAACAACCGTACTTCAG ATCTTGATAATTGAATTTCTCGGAAAGTTCTTTGGAACTGTTAGGCTCGGTTGGAAGTTATGGCTGCTATCAGTTGCCATTGGTGCAGTAAG CTGGCCCCTCGCGTATGTTGGCAAGTCCATTCCTGTTCCGGCCAGACCTTTCCAGGATTACTTGAAGCATTGTTGTGCCTGGAGAAGGCCACGCCGCCGTG ATGAAGAGCAGGGCGGCAAGAGCTGA
- the LOC109742384 gene encoding calcium-transporting ATPase 5, plasma membrane-type isoform X1, with product MASPPPKVAVPVGEEGREAEGEDICAFDIPGKNAPRDRLRRWRQIALVLNASRRFRYTLDLARDEERENLRRIIRAHAQVIRAVLLFKKAGQKALQESYNGTKFESLSQRFPIDLEKLVMLNRDHDAITLQEVGGVSGLSDLLKSNLDRGVSSNEDELLQRRDIFGANTYPRKKRKSIWRFVFEACQDLTLVILMVAAATSLSLGIVTAGVKDGWYDGGSIFFAVFLVIFVTATSDYRQSLQFQHLNEEKQNIQVEVIRGGKRVGASIFDLVVGDVVPLKIGDQVPADGVLISGHSFAIDESSMTGESKIVHKDQKAPMLMSGCKVADGYGSMLVTGVGTNTEWGMLMANLSEDIGEETPLQVRLNGVATLIGIVGLSVAGVVLVVLWIRYFTGHSNNPDGTTAFVAGTTGAKQGFMGAISIFTIAVTIVVVAVPEGLPLAVTLTLAYSMRKMMRDKALVRRLSSCETMGSATTICSDKTGTLTLNKMTVVEAYLSGTKLNPCDNTGMMSSSVASLLVEGIAQNTAGAVFSPENGGAAEVAGAPTEKAILSWGLKIGMNFNDVRSKSSVLRVLPFNSVKKCGGVAVQVSDTYVHIHWKGAAELVLASCKSWFSIDGSVHPMSSDKYNELKRSIDDMAMSSLRCIAFAYCTCELTMVPREDLDKWQLPDDNLTLLGMVGIKDPCRPGVRDAVQLCSAAGVKVRMVTGDNVETAKAIAFECGILNAKDVASETTIIEGKVFREMSETAREEVADKITVMGRSSPNDKLLLVQALKRKGHVVAVTGDGTNDAPALHEADIGLSMGISGTEVAKESSDIIILDDDFTSVVKVVRWGRSVYANIQKFIQFQLTVNVAALVINVVAAVSSGAVPLNAVELLWVNLIMDTLGALALATEPPTDNLMKRHPVGRREPLVTNIMWRNLFIQALYQIAVLLVFNFDGKRIFQLHNESREHADKIKNTFVFNAFVFCQIFNEFNARKPEEKNVFGGVTSNRLFMGIVGITTVLQILIIEFLGKFFGTVRLGWKLWLLSVAIGAVSWPLAYVGKSIPVPARPFQDYLKHCCAWRRPRRRDEEQGGKS from the exons ATGgcgtcgccgccgccgaaggTCGCCGTGCCGGTGGGGGAGgagggccgggaggcggagggaGAGGATATCTGCGCGTTCGATATACCCGGCAAGAACGCCCCGCGCGATCGCCTGCGGCGGTGGAGG CAAATTGCTCTTGTGCTCAACGCTTCACGCCGTTTTAGATATACTCTAGATCTCGCGAGGGATGAAGAGAGAGAAAACTTGAGAAGAATTATACGAGCTCATGCACAAGTTATACGG GCAGTACTCCTTTTCAAAAAGGCTGGTCAAAAGGCGCTACAAG AATCTTACAATGGTACAAAATTTGAGTCACTCTCTCAGAGATTTCCAATTGATCTGGAAAAGCTTGTAATGTTGAACAGAGACCATGATGCAATTACGCTTCAGGAGGTTGGAGGG GTCAGTGGGCTTTCAGATTTACTAAAGAGTAATTTAGACAGAGGAGTTAGCTCAAATGAGGACGAGCTGTTGCAGAGAAGAGACATTTTCGGGGCAAACACCTATCCGCGCAAGAAAAGAAAAAGCATATGG CGCTTTGTATTTGAAGCTTGTCAGGATTTAACTCTTGTGATTCTGATGGTAGCTGCtgctacatcattatcattgggCATTGTAACAGCG GGTGTAAAAGATGGATGGTATGATGGTGGAAGCATATTCTTTGCTGTTTTTCTTGTGATATTTGTTACAG CAACCAGTGATTATAGACAATCTCTTCAGTTTCAACATCTGAACGAGGAGAAACAAAACATACAAGTTGAG GTTATCAGAGGTGGTAAGAGAGTAGGAGCTTCAATATTTGACCTTGTGGTTGGCGATGTTGTTCCCCTCAAAATTGGTGACCAA GTCCCTGCAGATGGTGTCCTAATATCTGGTCATTCTTTTGCAATAGACGAATCAAGTATGACAGGAGAGTCCAAAATT GTTCATAAGGACCAAAAGGCACCTATGTTGATGTCCGGTTGCAAGGTCGCAGATGGCTATGGCTCTATGTTG GTAACAGGTGTGGGTACTAATACTGAATGGGGTATGTTGATGGCCAATCTTTCAGAAGATATTGGTGAAGAAACCCCATTGCAG GTGCGCTTGAATGGTGTCGCTACTTTAATTGGTATCGTGGGTTTATCGGTTGCTGGTGTTGTCCTTGTCGTACTTTGGATAAG ATATTTTACCGGGCATAGCAATAATCCAGATGGAACTACGGCATTTGTGGCTGGGACTACTGGCGCAAAACAGGGATTTATGGGGGCAATCAGTATTTTTACAATCGCC GTAACTATTGTGGTTGTTGCTGTGCCTGAAGGACTCCCTTTAGCAGTAACATTGAC CCTTGCATATTCAATGCGAAAGATGATGCGAGACAAGGCTCTG GTGAGACGACTTTCATCTTGTGAAACAATGGGGTCGGCAACCACGATTTGCAGTGACAAGACTGGAACTCTTACCTTGAATAAG ATGACAGTTGTGGAAGCATATTTGAGTGGGACGAAGTTGAATCCTTGTGATAATACTGGGATGATGTCTAGCAGTGTGGCATCTCTACTTGTTGAAGGAATTGCACAAAACACAGCAGGTGCTGTGTTTTCACCAGAG AATGGAGGAGCTGCTGAAGTTGCTGGCGCACCAACTGAAAAAGCAATTCTTTCTTGGGGTCTTAAG ATTGGGATGAATTTCAACGATGTGAGGTCAAAATCTTCAGTTCTTCGTGTTCTCCCATTTAACTCAGTGAAGAAATGTGGTGGCGTTGCAGTGCAGGTG TCAGATACTTATGTACACATCCACTGGAAAGGTGCTGCTGAGCTAGTATTAGCATCTTGCAAAAGCTGGTTTTCTATTGATGGTTCAGTTCATCCAATGAGTTCTGACAAG TATAACGAATTGAAGAGATCCATTGACGATATGGCAATGAGTTCACTGCGCTGTATTGCTTTTGCATATTGCACCTGCGAGCTCACAATGGTTCCTAGGGAGGATCTCGATAAGTGGCAGTTGCCTGATGATAATCTGACTCTTCTTGGAATGGTCGGGATAAAG GATCCTTGTCGCCCAGGAGTAAGGGATGCTGTACAATTATGCAGTGCTGCTGGTGTGAAG GTACGGATGGTCACAGGAGATAATGTTGAAACAGCCAAGGCCATTGCTTTCGAATGTGGAATACTAAATGCAAAAGATGTTGCTTCAGAGACAACAATAATAGAGGGGAAGGTGTTCCGTGAAATGTCTGAAACTGCACGAGAAGAAGTTGCTGACAAGATTACA GTAATGGGACGGTCTTCTCCAAACGACAAACTTTTGCTTGTACAAGCTTTGAAAAGAAAAGGCCATGTAGTAGCTGTAACCGGTGATGGCACCAACGACGCCCCAGCATTACATGAG GCTGATATCGGTCTTTCAATGGGCATCTCGGGAACAGAAGTTGCTAAAGAAAGCTCGGACATCATAATCTTGGATGATGACTTCACATCCGTTGTCAAG GTTGTTCGTTGGGGACGGTCTGTCTATGCAAATATTCAGAAATTCATCCAGTTCCAGCTGACTGTTAATGTCGCTGCCCTGGTAATAAATGTGGTGGCCGCTGTGTCCTCTGGTGCTGTTCCTCTGAATGCAGTTGAG CTTCTTTGGGTGAACCTTATCATGGACACACTGGGAGCCCTTGCATTAGCAACTGAACCACCAACAGACAACCTAATGAAGAGACATCCTGTTGGCAGAAG GGAACCTCTTGTTACAAATATCATGTGGAGAAACCTGTTTATCCAG GCTCTTTACCAGATAGCAGTTCTTCTCGTCTTCAATTTTGATGGCAAAAGGATTTTCCAGTTGCATAATGAAAGTCGAGAGCATGCTGACAAAATTAAGAACACCTTTGTCTTCAATGCATTTGTCTTTTGCCAA ATATTCAATGAGTTCAATGCTCGCAAGCCTGAGGAGAAGAATGTCTTCGGAGGAGTCACGAGCAACCGCCTTTTCATGGGTATAGTGGGTATAACAACCGTACTTCAG ATCTTGATAATTGAATTTCTCGGAAAGTTCTTTGGAACTGTTAGGCTCGGTTGGAAGTTATGGCTGCTATCAGTTGCCATTGGTGCAGTAAG CTGGCCCCTCGCGTATGTTGGCAAGTCCATTCCTGTTCCGGCCAGACCTTTCCAGGATTACTTGAAGCATTGTTGTGCCTGGAGAAGGCCACGCCGCCGTG ATGAAGAGCAGGGCGGCAAGAGCTGA